From Deferrisoma camini S3R1, the proteins below share one genomic window:
- a CDS encoding formate--tetrahydrofolate ligase produces MAKLEPRHVPSDLEIAQNHKMKHIREIAEKAGLLEDELEYYGNYKAKVDYAKVLARLKDKPDAKLIDVTACTPTPLGEGKTVTSIGLNEGLNYIGKRSMLCLREPSLGPVFGIKGGAAGGGYSQVVPMEDLNLHFTGDIHAVSIAHNLCAAALDSSLMHGNPLNIDPLTIQWRRVVDVNDRALRQIVIGLGGKLNGIPRESGYDIAVASEVMAILALATDLKDLRERLGRIVLGYTYDGKPVTTEDLRVAGAMAALMKDALKPNLIQSLEGNPAFIHAGPFANIAHGNNSIIADKVALKLGDYVVTESGFASDMGAEKFMDIPCRYGGFRPNCVVITCTVRALKMHGMPYEKIASMTPKQLAEFLKGEHYDYLEKGIENLEAHIENMRKFGVPVVNTINKFVFDRDDEVKMIQKRAEGAGARASVPIEVWMHGGAGAEDAAHEVVKACEEPSEFKFLYPDDWSIKQKIEVIAKEMYGADGVDYMPAAEAKIKQYTELGYDKLPICMAKTHLSLSHDPTLKGRPKGFRVPIRDIRASLGAGFLYPLLGEMRTMPGLSADPAYRYVDVDENGKIKGLF; encoded by the coding sequence ATGGCAAAACTCGAGCCCCGGCACGTCCCCTCCGACCTGGAAATCGCGCAGAATCACAAGATGAAGCACATTCGGGAGATCGCCGAGAAGGCGGGGCTCCTGGAGGACGAGCTGGAGTACTACGGCAACTACAAGGCCAAGGTGGACTACGCCAAGGTCCTCGCGCGGCTCAAGGACAAGCCCGACGCCAAGCTGATCGACGTCACGGCCTGCACCCCCACCCCCCTGGGCGAGGGCAAGACCGTGACCTCCATCGGCCTCAACGAGGGCCTGAACTACATCGGCAAGCGCTCCATGCTGTGCCTGCGGGAGCCCAGCCTCGGCCCGGTGTTCGGCATCAAGGGCGGAGCGGCCGGCGGCGGGTACTCCCAGGTGGTGCCCATGGAGGACCTGAACCTCCACTTCACCGGCGACATCCACGCCGTGTCCATCGCCCACAACCTGTGCGCGGCGGCCCTGGACTCGTCGCTGATGCACGGCAACCCCCTGAACATCGACCCCCTCACCATCCAGTGGCGCCGAGTGGTGGACGTGAACGACCGGGCCCTGCGGCAGATCGTGATCGGCCTGGGCGGCAAGCTCAACGGCATCCCGCGCGAGAGCGGGTACGACATCGCCGTGGCCTCCGAGGTGATGGCGATCCTGGCCCTGGCCACCGATCTGAAGGACCTGCGTGAGCGGCTGGGCCGCATCGTGCTGGGCTACACCTACGACGGCAAGCCCGTGACCACCGAGGACCTCCGGGTGGCCGGCGCCATGGCCGCCCTCATGAAGGACGCCCTGAAGCCCAACCTGATCCAGAGCCTCGAGGGCAACCCGGCGTTCATCCACGCCGGCCCGTTCGCCAACATCGCCCACGGCAACAACTCGATCATCGCCGACAAGGTGGCCCTGAAGCTGGGCGACTACGTGGTGACCGAGTCCGGGTTCGCCTCGGACATGGGCGCCGAGAAGTTCATGGACATCCCCTGCCGTTACGGCGGGTTCCGGCCCAACTGCGTGGTCATCACCTGCACCGTGCGGGCCCTGAAGATGCACGGCATGCCCTACGAGAAGATCGCCAGCATGACCCCGAAGCAGCTGGCCGAGTTCCTGAAGGGCGAGCACTACGACTACCTGGAGAAGGGTATCGAGAACCTCGAGGCCCACATCGAAAACATGCGCAAGTTCGGCGTGCCGGTGGTGAACACGATCAACAAGTTCGTGTTCGACCGGGACGACGAGGTCAAGATGATCCAGAAGCGGGCCGAGGGGGCCGGCGCCCGGGCCTCGGTGCCGATCGAGGTGTGGATGCACGGCGGTGCCGGCGCCGAGGACGCGGCCCACGAGGTCGTGAAGGCCTGCGAAGAGCCCAGCGAGTTCAAGTTCCTGTACCCGGACGACTGGTCCATCAAGCAGAAGATCGAGGTCATCGCCAAGGAGATGTACGGCGCCGACGGGGTGGACTACATGCCGGCCGCCGAGGCGAAGATCAAGCAGTACACCGAGTTGGGCTACGACAAGCTGCCCATCTGCATGGCCAAGACCCACCTGAGCCTGAGCCACGACCCGACCCTGAAGGGCCGGCCGAAGGGCTTCCGGGTGCCCATCCGGGACATCCGGGCCAGCTTGGGTGCCGGGTTCCTGTACCCCCTGCTCGGCGAGATGCGCACCATGCCGGGCCTGTCCGCGGATCCGGCCTACCGGTACGTGGACGTGGACGAGAACGGCAAGATCAAGGGTCTGTTCTAA
- the fsa gene encoding fructose-6-phosphate aldolase, which produces MKLFLDTANIEDIRSAVALGVVDGVTTNPTLIAKEGQPYREVLAEICRIVDGPVSAEVVALEADKMVAEARELAAIHDQIVVKVPITADGLRAVKRLAAEGIRTNVTLVFSPTQALLAAKAGASFVSPFVGRLDDRGHEGMALIEQIVTMFRNYDVDTEVIVASVRHPMHVVEAALLGADIATIPHKVLTQMLGHPLTDLGIQQFLADWDRYTGKK; this is translated from the coding sequence ATGAAACTGTTCCTGGACACCGCGAACATCGAGGACATCCGCAGCGCCGTGGCGCTGGGGGTGGTGGACGGGGTCACCACGAACCCCACCCTGATCGCCAAGGAGGGGCAGCCCTACCGGGAGGTGCTGGCCGAGATCTGCCGGATCGTGGACGGCCCGGTCAGCGCCGAGGTGGTGGCCCTGGAGGCCGACAAGATGGTGGCCGAGGCCCGGGAGTTGGCGGCGATCCACGATCAGATCGTGGTGAAGGTGCCGATCACGGCCGACGGGCTTCGGGCCGTCAAGCGGCTGGCGGCCGAGGGAATCCGCACCAACGTGACCCTGGTGTTCAGCCCCACCCAGGCCCTGCTGGCGGCCAAGGCCGGCGCGAGCTTCGTCAGCCCGTTCGTGGGCCGGCTGGACGATCGGGGCCACGAGGGCATGGCCCTGATCGAGCAGATCGTGACCATGTTTCGGAACTACGACGTGGACACCGAGGTGATCGTGGCGAGCGTGCGCCACCCCATGCACGTGGTCGAGGCGGCCCTTCTCGGCGCGGACATCGCCACGATTCCCCACAAGGTGCTGACCCAGATGCTGGGCCACCCGCTGACGGACCTGGGGATCCAGCAGTTCCTGGCGGACTGGGACCGGTACACCGGCAAAAAGTAG
- a CDS encoding molybdopterin-containing oxidoreductase family protein, whose amino-acid sequence MRMDRREFVRLSLQAVLAAGAYPVLSHAEARALSPGEDGAERHITGCMWCQNGCSLIVYVKDGKAVHVTGNPADPVTRGRMCVKPLGSLELLQSPLRLTHPLKRVGPRGDGARFQRISWDQALDEIAAKLRSLRERHGGRALGIWASGRSASDGRKLNAAFARLYGTPNYEKTGPFCNYSAKPAGVSVVGTRHTPWTYTDDDFFAADLYVFVGSNMAATRPVIHSRLRERRAQGKCRLVVVDPRRSEIAGHADTWLPIRPGTDLALALTLIHYLISRELVDHAFIRNHTVGYERLRAEILARGYTLAWGAGVTGLGEGQIQDLAEVYAQTRKAIVIGNAGLSHHTNAVQTHRAFYLLAAITGHFGEKAMGYGCLNNGGRSTGRIPLPEEKLPPPEMELSKNPVGWLESIEDPAYPYALRGLIATGSPLTQWPDQSRLRRLMDRLEISVYNGLTKNVNAYYFDYILPAATWIEAGGLAPVSDDSRFVWVPQIVRAPGECRPDRWWWVELGQRMGWGEVFTDDLKDPVKLQNLAGAAGGYTVERFTARPDHALRAPIRVDGNAVEERGTLFLDKRFPTKSGKIELWTEELEERFAAYGLSAVPHYYTDPDAAPAGEPTIAYDHPALVPSPFQKGRTYTRRVRLTRKREEPDGYSLYLATGRPCRAIMGHTSHWIRRLNDLAPDQVCVIHEDTAARLGIRDGDRVRVRSPFGEADARAVVSPGIRRDTVFVPYSYGEKSPFTAWRSINHVTNLEARCPVSGQVAFRGVRVEVTKA is encoded by the coding sequence ATGCGGATGGATCGAAGGGAGTTCGTCCGGCTCTCGCTGCAGGCGGTCCTGGCTGCGGGGGCCTACCCGGTTCTCTCCCATGCCGAGGCGAGGGCCCTGTCCCCTGGGGAGGACGGCGCGGAGCGACACATCACCGGCTGCATGTGGTGCCAGAACGGGTGCAGCCTGATCGTGTATGTCAAGGACGGCAAGGCCGTGCACGTGACCGGCAACCCGGCGGATCCGGTGACCCGGGGCCGGATGTGCGTGAAGCCCCTGGGCAGCCTGGAGCTCCTTCAGAGCCCCCTTCGCCTCACCCATCCCCTGAAGCGGGTCGGCCCCCGCGGGGACGGCGCCCGGTTTCAACGGATCTCATGGGATCAGGCGCTGGACGAGATCGCGGCCAAGCTCCGGTCCCTGCGCGAGCGGCACGGGGGCCGGGCCCTGGGGATCTGGGCCTCGGGCCGAAGCGCCTCGGACGGCCGCAAGCTCAACGCGGCCTTCGCCCGGCTCTACGGCACCCCCAACTACGAGAAGACCGGCCCCTTCTGCAATTACTCCGCAAAGCCGGCCGGTGTCTCCGTGGTGGGAACCCGGCACACCCCGTGGACCTACACCGACGACGATTTCTTCGCCGCTGACCTCTACGTCTTCGTGGGCAGCAACATGGCCGCCACCCGCCCCGTGATCCACTCCCGGCTCCGGGAGCGCAGGGCCCAGGGGAAGTGCCGACTGGTGGTCGTCGATCCCCGCCGCTCCGAGATCGCCGGGCACGCCGACACGTGGCTCCCGATCCGGCCCGGCACCGACCTGGCCCTGGCCCTGACGCTGATCCACTACCTGATCAGCCGTGAGTTGGTGGATCACGCGTTCATCCGGAACCACACGGTGGGCTACGAGCGCCTCCGGGCCGAGATCCTGGCACGGGGATACACCCTCGCCTGGGGGGCCGGGGTCACGGGCCTGGGCGAGGGGCAGATCCAGGACCTGGCCGAGGTCTACGCCCAAACCCGCAAGGCGATCGTGATCGGCAACGCGGGCCTGAGCCACCACACCAACGCCGTCCAGACCCACCGGGCGTTCTACCTGCTGGCGGCCATCACCGGCCACTTCGGTGAGAAGGCCATGGGCTATGGCTGCCTGAACAACGGCGGGCGGTCCACGGGGCGGATCCCCCTGCCCGAAGAGAAGCTGCCCCCGCCGGAGATGGAGCTCAGCAAGAACCCGGTGGGCTGGCTCGAGTCCATCGAAGACCCTGCGTACCCCTACGCGCTCCGCGGCCTTATCGCCACGGGAAGCCCCCTGACCCAGTGGCCCGACCAGTCCCGGCTCCGCCGGCTCATGGACCGCCTCGAGATCAGCGTCTACAACGGCCTGACGAAGAACGTGAACGCGTACTACTTCGACTACATCCTGCCCGCGGCCACGTGGATCGAGGCCGGGGGCCTGGCCCCGGTGAGCGACGACAGCCGGTTCGTCTGGGTGCCGCAGATCGTCCGGGCCCCCGGTGAGTGCCGGCCGGACCGGTGGTGGTGGGTCGAGCTGGGTCAGCGCATGGGATGGGGCGAGGTGTTCACCGACGATCTGAAGGACCCGGTGAAGCTCCAGAACCTGGCCGGCGCCGCCGGAGGCTACACCGTGGAGCGGTTCACGGCCCGGCCGGACCACGCCCTGCGGGCGCCAATCCGGGTCGACGGCAACGCCGTGGAGGAGCGGGGCACGCTGTTCCTGGACAAGAGGTTTCCCACGAAGAGCGGCAAGATCGAGCTCTGGACGGAGGAGCTCGAGGAGAGGTTCGCGGCCTACGGCCTGAGCGCGGTTCCCCACTACTACACGGATCCCGATGCGGCGCCGGCGGGCGAGCCCACCATCGCCTACGACCACCCGGCGCTCGTACCCTCCCCCTTCCAGAAGGGCCGGACGTACACCCGAAGGGTGCGGCTCACCCGGAAACGAGAGGAGCCGGACGGCTATTCCCTCTACCTGGCAACCGGCCGCCCCTGCCGGGCCATCATGGGCCACACGTCGCACTGGATCCGACGGCTCAACGACCTGGCACCGGACCAGGTGTGCGTGATCCACGAGGACACGGCCGCTCGGCTGGGCATTCGGGACGGGGACCGCGTCAGGGTGCGGTCCCCGTTCGGCGAGGCCGACGCCCGGGCCGTGGTCTCGCCGGGCATCCGCAGGGACACCGTGTTCGTGCCCTACTCCTACGGCGAGAAGAGCCCCTTCACGGCTTGGCGGTCCATCAACCACGTCACCAACCTAGAAGCGCGCTGCCCGGTCTCCGGCCAGGTGGCCTTCCGGGGGGTGAGGGTAGAGGTCACGAAGGCGTGA
- a CDS encoding Na(+)/H(+) antiporter subunit D: MLPELPPALVLWLGAAALPLVPRRLRPAVFPLFPLAALALVWALPEGVLWSVDYLGFRLVPLEVDRMSRLFGTIFTLIGVLGGVYALHVRDTGQQAAALLYGGGALAVTFAGDYLSLFLGWEVMAVASAALVWAARTPEASAAGRRYILVHLFGGSLLLAGIALQVAATGSLALTPFSPGASAAAWLVLAGVALNAALPPLHAWLPDAYPRATVTGAVFLSAYTTKTSVYVLATLFAGWDVLIPLGVIMALYGVVYAVLANDIREILAYHIISQVGYMVAAVGIGTELALNGAAAHAFSHILYKALLFMGAGVVIRTTGRSRLTQLGGFAKRQRLAVALYMIGAFSISGFPLFNGFISKAVIVSAAGKSGHTAAMVLLILASVGTFLHTGLKLPYFTWFGRDRGIVPAPAPRNMLAAMAAVAALCILYGVAPGLLYGILPFPMAYRPYTVPHLAETAQILVFTFVAFWLLREKLAGEDKIALDTDWLYRKGAPVADRLVVGGVNRVFSACDALANRSARALADRVRDLTARGIRRAPVGASLALTLLVLILVAVLAMATV, from the coding sequence ATGCTTCCTGAGCTGCCCCCGGCCCTGGTGCTGTGGCTCGGCGCGGCCGCCCTTCCCCTGGTGCCCCGCAGGCTGCGGCCGGCGGTGTTCCCCCTGTTCCCCCTGGCCGCCCTGGCGCTGGTGTGGGCCCTGCCCGAGGGGGTGCTGTGGAGCGTGGACTACCTGGGTTTTCGGCTGGTCCCCCTGGAGGTGGACCGGATGAGCCGGCTGTTCGGCACCATCTTCACCCTGATCGGGGTGCTGGGGGGCGTGTACGCCCTGCACGTGCGGGACACCGGCCAGCAGGCGGCGGCTCTCCTGTACGGCGGGGGCGCCCTGGCCGTGACCTTTGCCGGGGACTACCTCAGCCTGTTCTTGGGCTGGGAGGTCATGGCCGTGGCCTCGGCCGCCCTGGTGTGGGCCGCCCGCACCCCCGAGGCGTCGGCCGCGGGCCGCCGGTACATCCTGGTGCACCTGTTCGGGGGGAGCCTGCTCCTGGCCGGGATCGCGCTCCAGGTGGCCGCCACCGGGTCCCTGGCGCTCACGCCGTTCAGCCCGGGCGCGTCGGCGGCCGCCTGGCTGGTGCTGGCCGGGGTGGCCCTCAACGCGGCCCTGCCGCCGCTCCACGCGTGGCTCCCCGACGCGTACCCCCGGGCCACGGTCACCGGGGCGGTGTTCCTGAGCGCCTACACCACCAAGACCTCGGTGTACGTGCTGGCCACCCTGTTCGCCGGGTGGGACGTGCTGATCCCCCTGGGGGTGATCATGGCCCTGTACGGGGTGGTCTACGCCGTGCTGGCCAACGACATCCGCGAGATCCTCGCGTACCACATCATCAGCCAGGTGGGGTACATGGTCGCCGCCGTGGGCATCGGCACCGAGCTCGCCCTGAACGGCGCCGCGGCCCACGCGTTCAGCCACATCCTGTACAAGGCGCTGCTGTTCATGGGGGCCGGGGTGGTGATCCGGACCACCGGCCGGAGCAGGCTCACCCAGTTGGGCGGGTTCGCCAAGCGCCAGCGCCTGGCCGTGGCCCTGTACATGATTGGGGCGTTCTCGATCTCGGGGTTCCCCCTGTTCAACGGGTTCATCAGCAAGGCCGTGATCGTGAGCGCCGCCGGCAAGAGCGGCCACACCGCCGCCATGGTGCTCCTGATCCTGGCCTCGGTGGGGACGTTCCTCCACACGGGGCTGAAGCTCCCCTACTTCACCTGGTTCGGCCGGGACCGGGGCATCGTGCCGGCCCCCGCGCCCCGGAACATGCTGGCGGCCATGGCCGCCGTGGCGGCCCTGTGCATCCTGTACGGGGTGGCCCCCGGGCTCCTGTACGGGATCCTCCCGTTCCCCATGGCGTACCGGCCCTACACCGTGCCCCACCTGGCCGAGACCGCCCAGATCCTGGTGTTCACCTTCGTGGCGTTCTGGCTCCTCCGGGAGAAGCTCGCCGGCGAGGACAAGATCGCCCTGGACACCGACTGGCTCTACCGGAAGGGGGCCCCCGTGGCCGACCGGCTCGTGGTGGGGGGCGTCAACCGGGTGTTCTCGGCCTGCGACGCCCTGGCCAACCGCTCGGCCCGGGCCCTGGCGGACCGGGTGCGGGACCTCACGGCCCGGGGCATCCGCCGGGCCCCGGTGGGCGCGAGCCTCGCCCTGACCCTCCTCGTCCTGATCCTCGTGGCGGTGCTCGCCATGGCGACCGTGTAA
- a CDS encoding monovalent cation/H+ antiporter subunit D family protein, giving the protein MIPYETYPSAVPLLAVLVSLAAAGLIVASGRRPALRETWTLAAAVLKFALVLGLLPGALAGRAAEVTLFEISPGVALALRADPLGVFFALVASGLWVVTSVYSIGYVRAGGEANQTRYFASFAVCLSATIGVAFSANLLTFLVFYEILSLATYPLVIHKETPEALAAGRKYLAYALTAGGLLLVATAWTWQVAGTLEFRPGGILAGAGAGAGTIRAIFVLALAGVGVKAGIMPLHGWLPSAMVAPTPVSALLHAVAVVKSGVFGVLRLVGFVFGPELMRGLGLATVLAVFAGATVVLASVLALRQDELKKRLAYSTVGHLSYIVLGAALLTPSGLSGALLHLLNHATMKITLFFCAGAIYVSLHKKNVSELDGVGRDMPWTMGAFTVAALGLAGVPPVNGFASKYLLCVGTLEAGQIAALVVLLLSGLLNAAYFFPIVHRAFFRPSRDPHRGREAPASMVIPIAVVAVLSVALGLFPNQFFDLATAVTASVLAGPGGGVTAGIGP; this is encoded by the coding sequence GTGATCCCTTACGAGACCTACCCCTCGGCGGTCCCCCTTCTCGCGGTGCTGGTCTCCCTGGCGGCGGCCGGGCTGATCGTGGCGAGCGGCCGGAGGCCGGCCCTGCGGGAGACCTGGACCCTGGCCGCGGCCGTCCTCAAGTTCGCCCTGGTGCTGGGCCTCCTGCCCGGGGCCCTGGCCGGCCGGGCCGCCGAGGTCACGCTGTTCGAGATCTCCCCGGGCGTCGCCCTGGCCCTCAGGGCCGACCCCCTGGGGGTGTTCTTCGCCCTGGTGGCGTCGGGGCTGTGGGTGGTGACCTCGGTGTACTCCATCGGGTACGTGCGCGCCGGCGGCGAGGCCAACCAGACCCGCTACTTCGCGAGCTTCGCCGTGTGCCTGTCGGCCACGATCGGGGTCGCCTTCTCGGCCAACCTCCTGACCTTCCTCGTCTTCTACGAGATCCTGTCCCTGGCCACCTACCCCCTGGTGATCCACAAGGAGACCCCCGAGGCCCTGGCCGCGGGCCGCAAGTACCTGGCCTACGCCCTCACGGCCGGGGGGCTGCTGCTGGTGGCCACGGCGTGGACGTGGCAGGTGGCCGGCACCCTGGAGTTCCGGCCCGGGGGCATCCTGGCCGGGGCCGGGGCCGGGGCCGGCACGATCCGGGCGATCTTCGTCCTGGCCCTGGCCGGGGTGGGGGTGAAGGCCGGCATCATGCCGCTCCACGGGTGGCTCCCGTCGGCCATGGTGGCCCCCACCCCGGTGAGCGCCCTGCTCCACGCGGTGGCGGTGGTCAAGTCGGGGGTGTTCGGGGTGCTGCGCCTGGTGGGGTTCGTGTTCGGCCCCGAGCTGATGCGGGGCCTGGGCCTGGCCACCGTGCTGGCCGTGTTCGCCGGGGCCACCGTGGTGCTGGCGTCGGTGCTGGCGCTGCGGCAGGACGAGCTGAAGAAGCGTCTGGCCTACTCCACAGTGGGCCACCTGTCCTACATCGTGCTCGGGGCGGCCCTGCTCACGCCCTCGGGCCTGAGCGGTGCGCTCCTGCACCTGCTCAACCACGCCACCATGAAGATCACCCTGTTCTTCTGCGCCGGCGCCATCTACGTGAGCCTGCACAAGAAGAACGTCTCCGAGCTCGACGGCGTGGGCCGGGACATGCCCTGGACCATGGGCGCCTTCACCGTGGCGGCCCTGGGGCTGGCCGGCGTGCCCCCGGTGAACGGGTTCGCGAGCAAGTACCTCCTGTGCGTGGGCACCCTGGAGGCCGGCCAGATCGCCGCCCTCGTGGTGCTCCTCCTGAGCGGGCTCCTGAACGCGGCCTACTTCTTCCCCATCGTCCACCGGGCCTTCTTCCGGCCGTCCAGGGACCCGCACCGGGGCCGGGAGGCCCCGGCCTCGATGGTGATCCCCATCGCCGTGGTGGCCGTGCTCTCGGTGGCCCTGGGGCTGTTTCCCAACCAGTTCTTCGACCTCGCCACGGCCGTGACCGCCAGCGTGCTGGCCGGTCCGGGCGGGGGCGTGACCGCGGGGATCGGGCCATGA
- a CDS encoding complex I subunit 5 family protein produces MIAANLPALIPLTYLVTALLIPLAGAWRPSLAPGMVLAGASAGTALALAGLVRVAVAGPLSYEMGGWPPPVGIEFVLDGLSAFMVAVVAVVGLAALVHGGRTTAAEIPGRVVPFMSASMIFLTGLTGMVLTGDLFNLYVFLEISSLAAYALLAVGSRQAPLSTFRYLVMGTAGASFYLFGLAFLYLETGTLNMADMGRLLPLAEDFSPVMVGLAFTGVGMALKMALFPLHGWLPDAYTDASSAATSLVAPLGTKVAAYVLLRLFFYVLEPEYARGLPLLAAVGYLGAAGVVWGSVMAILQPELKRMLAYSSVSQVGYIAAGIGLASPLGFIGAVLHILNHAFMKACLFLVAGNLRAQRGHSDIPWFDRSLGRAMPWSMAAFALAALSMIGIPPTAGFFSKWYLALGALEQANWLLLAALVASSLLNAVYFFRVLERMYLVPASEGAAAAPAPIEEGEVPVSMLVPTVALAGGLLVLGLGNAWLVTHLIRPMLPAGL; encoded by the coding sequence ATGATCGCCGCGAACCTGCCCGCCCTGATTCCCCTCACCTACCTGGTCACGGCCCTGCTCATCCCCCTGGCCGGGGCCTGGCGGCCCTCCCTGGCCCCGGGCATGGTCCTGGCCGGCGCGTCCGCCGGGACGGCGCTCGCCCTGGCGGGGCTGGTGCGGGTGGCCGTGGCCGGCCCGCTCTCGTACGAGATGGGGGGGTGGCCGCCGCCGGTGGGGATCGAGTTCGTGCTCGACGGGCTTTCGGCGTTCATGGTCGCGGTGGTGGCGGTGGTGGGCCTGGCCGCCCTGGTCCACGGCGGGCGCACCACCGCGGCCGAGATCCCCGGCCGGGTCGTGCCCTTCATGAGCGCGTCCATGATCTTTCTCACGGGTCTCACCGGCATGGTGCTCACCGGCGACCTGTTCAACCTGTACGTGTTCCTGGAGATCAGCTCGCTCGCCGCCTACGCGCTCCTGGCCGTGGGGAGCCGGCAGGCCCCCCTGTCCACCTTCCGCTACCTCGTCATGGGCACGGCAGGGGCCTCGTTCTACCTGTTCGGACTGGCCTTCCTGTACCTGGAGACCGGCACCCTGAACATGGCCGACATGGGCCGACTGCTGCCCCTGGCGGAGGACTTCTCACCGGTGATGGTGGGTCTCGCGTTCACGGGCGTGGGCATGGCGCTGAAGATGGCCCTGTTCCCCCTCCACGGGTGGCTGCCCGACGCCTACACCGACGCCTCGTCCGCCGCCACGTCCCTGGTGGCGCCCCTGGGCACCAAAGTGGCCGCCTACGTGCTGCTGCGGCTGTTCTTCTACGTGCTCGAGCCCGAGTACGCCCGGGGCCTGCCGCTGCTCGCCGCGGTGGGCTACCTGGGCGCCGCAGGGGTCGTGTGGGGCTCGGTCATGGCGATCCTCCAGCCCGAGCTCAAGCGCATGCTCGCCTACAGCAGCGTGTCCCAGGTGGGCTACATCGCCGCCGGCATCGGCCTGGCCTCGCCCCTGGGGTTCATCGGCGCCGTCCTCCACATCCTGAACCACGCCTTCATGAAGGCCTGCCTGTTCCTGGTGGCCGGGAACCTCCGGGCCCAGCGGGGGCACAGCGACATCCCGTGGTTCGACCGGTCCCTCGGGCGGGCCATGCCCTGGTCCATGGCGGCGTTCGCCCTGGCGGCCCTCTCGATGATCGGCATCCCCCCCACCGCGGGCTTCTTCAGCAAGTGGTACCTGGCCCTGGGGGCCCTGGAGCAGGCCAACTGGCTCCTGCTGGCCGCCCTGGTGGCGAGCAGCCTGCTCAACGCGGTGTACTTTTTCCGGGTGCTGGAGCGGATGTACCTGGTCCCGGCCTCCGAGGGGGCTGCGGCCGCGCCCGCGCCGATCGAGGAGGGGGAGGTGCCGGTCTCGATGCTCGTGCCCACCGTGGCGCTGGCCGGGGGCCTGCTCGTCCTGGGGCTCGGCAACGCCTGGCTCGTCACCCACCTGATCCGGCCCATGCTGCCGGCCGGGCTGTGA
- a CDS encoding cation:proton antiporter subunit C, with amino-acid sequence MLENLEGHFAYYFLATLTVIGFYGMLAKRNLVKKLIGMTILQTSIILFWLVGAYRAGGSVPIYDERLGMADPSRYVNPLPHTLMLTAIVVAVVTLGVAFALIIAIHRSYGTLDEEELLERMR; translated from the coding sequence ATGCTTGAGAACCTTGAGGGACACTTCGCCTACTACTTCCTGGCGACCCTGACCGTGATCGGGTTCTACGGGATGCTCGCGAAGCGAAACCTCGTGAAGAAACTGATCGGGATGACGATCCTCCAGACCTCGATCATCCTGTTCTGGCTCGTGGGCGCCTACCGGGCCGGGGGGAGCGTGCCGATCTACGACGAGCGTCTGGGCATGGCCGACCCGAGCCGGTACGTGAACCCCCTGCCCCACACCCTGATGCTCACGGCCATCGTGGTGGCCGTGGTCACCCTGGGGGTGGCCTTCGCCCTGATCATCGCGATCCACCGCTCCTACGGCACCCTGGACGAGGAGGAGCTGCTGGAGCGGATGCGATGA
- a CDS encoding MnhB domain-containing protein yields the protein MRTPSRSLVVVLAARGLAPVIQLFALYVVFHGHYSPGGGFQGGVLLAASFVLVRLAAGSDAGQRQVPRRAGLLLGAVGVLLFAAVGAAAFLTGGSFLDHGRVPLPGFTPVELRSLMILVIEVGVAIAVAAVLTAIYDELLGDEDDA from the coding sequence GTGAGGACGCCGTCGCGCAGCCTGGTGGTGGTGCTGGCCGCCCGGGGCCTGGCGCCGGTGATCCAGCTGTTCGCCCTGTACGTGGTGTTCCACGGCCACTACAGCCCCGGCGGAGGGTTCCAGGGCGGCGTGCTCCTGGCCGCGAGCTTCGTCCTGGTGCGCCTCGCCGCGGGCAGCGACGCCGGCCAGCGACAGGTCCCCCGCCGGGCCGGGCTTCTGCTGGGGGCGGTCGGGGTGCTGCTGTTCGCGGCCGTGGGCGCCGCGGCGTTCCTCACCGGCGGCAGCTTCCTGGACCACGGCCGCGTGCCCCTGCCGGGGTTCACCCCGGTTGAGCTGCGCTCCCTGATGATCCTGGTGATCGAGGTGGGGGTCGCGATCGCGGTGGCGGCGGTGCTGACCGCCATCTACGACGAGCTCCTCGGGGACGAAGACGATGCTTGA
- the mbhE gene encoding hydrogen gas-evolving membrane-bound hydrogenase subunit E, with translation MRLRDLFVLAGLAAVLLYAVGHLPSRGDPAAPAHRRTSPVGTPGAGTYYLEHALEDAATPNVVTAVLADYRSMDTLGETLVVFTGGVACVLILRRRP, from the coding sequence TTGAGACTCCGAGACCTCTTCGTGCTGGCCGGACTGGCCGCGGTGCTCCTGTACGCCGTGGGGCACCTGCCCAGCCGGGGGGACCCGGCCGCGCCGGCCCACCGGCGCACCAGCCCGGTCGGCACCCCCGGCGCCGGAACCTACTACCTGGAGCACGCCCTGGAGGACGCGGCCACCCCCAACGTGGTCACCGCGGTGCTGGCCGACTACCGGAGCATGGACACCCTGGGGGAGACGCTGGTGGTGTTCACCGGGGGCGTCGCCTGCGTGCTGATCCTGCGGAGGCGGCCGTGA